The proteins below come from a single Eubacterium limosum genomic window:
- a CDS encoding GTP-binding protein, with the protein MCEKKPDIILFTGFLGSGKTTMLLKTIKLLAAENKKCAIIVNEIGEVGIDNRQMRKLGYDVLDLFGGCVCCTLKVTLEATINHLLTEYDGLDYILFEPSGMADPASMYPSMENCGYTPEDIRNVFIFDPLRVDLYRVRLNSLLRSSLGLARAVVINKIDEAPECAVREAEGMVRELEDRLPVFKMDVSTGLTPAFKTYLVR; encoded by the coding sequence ATGTGTGAAAAAAAGCCGGATATCATCCTGTTTACGGGGTTTTTAGGCTCAGGAAAGACAACCATGCTGCTTAAGACAATCAAACTGCTGGCGGCGGAAAATAAAAAGTGCGCCATCATCGTCAACGAGATCGGCGAGGTGGGCATCGACAACCGGCAGATGCGCAAGCTGGGCTATGACGTGCTCGATCTCTTCGGCGGCTGTGTGTGCTGCACGCTCAAGGTGACATTGGAGGCCACCATCAACCATTTGCTGACAGAATACGACGGCCTTGACTATATCCTGTTTGAGCCGTCCGGCATGGCCGATCCGGCCTCCATGTACCCGTCCATGGAAAACTGCGGGTACACGCCCGAGGATATCCGCAATGTGTTTATCTTTGACCCGCTGCGGGTAGATCTGTACCGCGTGCGGCTGAACAGCCTGCTCAGGAGTTCCCTGGGGCTGGCCCGGGCGGTGGTGATCAACAAGATTGATGAGGCCCCCGAGTGCGCTGTGCGCGAGGCGGAGGGCATGGTCCGGGAGCTTGAGGACAGGCTGCCGGTCTTTAAAATGGATGTCAGCACTGGGCTGACACCGGCATTCAAGACATATTTAGTCCGTTAG